In one Dama dama isolate Ldn47 chromosome 5, ASM3311817v1, whole genome shotgun sequence genomic region, the following are encoded:
- the ZNF70 gene encoding zinc finger protein 70 isoform X1, whose amino-acid sequence MEKPGLSRSREQLCVSQTDPATGMTGPSVEIPLAAKLGEAFVFADGLDMQTDLFPEEDLGAPFLQGRALEQMAVIYKEIPLGEQGGEQDDFRGDFDLCSSPVLPQSVPPGDRAQDDEPFGPGFLQKSDPTAYRITGSGEAADLPAGEAAGRGDSGPEGPPRTAQPAKPYACRECGKAFSQSSHLLRHLVIHTGEKPYECGECGRAFSQSSHLLRHQAIHTGEKPYACRECGRAFRQSSALAQHGKTHSGRRPYACRECGKDFSRSSSLRKHERIHTGEKPYACQECGKAFNQSSGLSQHRKIHSLQRPHACELCGKAFCHRSHLLRHQRVHTGKKPYACEDCGKAFSQSSNLIEHRKTHTGEKPYRCQKCGKAFSQSSSLIEHQRIHTGEKPYECGQCGKAFCHSSALIQHQRIHTGRKPYVCNECGKAFRHRSALIEHYKTHTRERPYECNLCGKAFRGSSHLLRHQKVHAADKL is encoded by the exons ATGGAAAAACCAGGACTTAGCAG aaGCCGAGAGCAGTTGTGTGTGTCCCAGACAGATCCAGCCACTGGGATGACTGGACCCTCCGTGGAGATCCCCCTGGCCGCCAAGCTGGGTGAGGCTTTCGTGTTTGCAGATGGGCTGGACATGCAGACAGATCTGTTCCCAGAGGAGGACCTGGGGGCCCCTTTTCTTCAGGGGAGGGCTCTGGAGCAGATGGCCGTCATCTACAAGGAGATCCCTCTCGGGGAGCAAGGCGGGGAGCAGGATGATTTCCGGGGGGACTTCGATCTGTGCTCGAGCCCTGTTCTGCCTCAGAGCGTCCCCCCAGGAGACAGGGCCCAGGACGATGAGCCTTTCGGCCCGGGCTTCCTCCAGAAATCAGACCCGACTGCATACCGGATCACGGGCAGCGGGGAAGCCGCTGATCTGCCTGCTGGGGAGGCGGCGGGCAGGGGGGACTCAGGGCCCGAGGGGCCGCCCAGGACCGCGCAGCCCGCCAAGCCGTACGCGTGTCGGGAGTGCGGCAAGGCCTTCAGCCAGAGCTCGCACCTGCTCCGGCACCTGGTGATTCAcaccggggagaagccctatgagtGCGGCGAGTGCGGCAGGGCCTTCAGCCAGAGCTCGCACCTGCTCCGGCACCAGGCCATCCACACTGGGGAGAAGCCCTACGCCTGCCGCGAGTGCGGCAGGGCCTTCCGCCAGAGCTCGGCCCTGGCGCAGCACGGGAAGACGCACAGCGGGAGGCGGCCCTACGCCTGCCGCGAGTGCGGCAAGGACTTCAGCCGCAGCTCCAGCCTCCGCAAGCACGAGCGCATCCACACCGGGGAGAAGCCGTACGCGTGCCAGGAGTGCGGCAAGGCCTTCAACCAGAGCTCGGGCCTGAGCCAGCACCGCAAGATCCACTCGCTGCAGAGGCCGCACGCCTGCGAGCTGTGCGGGAAGGCCTTCTGCCACCGCTCGCACCTGCTGCGGCACCAGCGCGTCCACACGGGCAAGAAGCCGTACGCCTGCGAGGACTGCGGCAAGGCCTTCAGCCAGAGCTCCAACCTCATCGAGCACCGCAAGACgcacacgggcgagaagccctaCCGCTGCCAGAAGTGCGGCAAGGCCTTCAGCCAGAGCTCTTCGCTCATCGAGCACCAGCGCATccacacgggcgagaagccctaCGAGTGCGGCCAGTGCGGCAAGGCCTTCTGCCACAGCTCGGCGCTCATCCAGCACCAGCGCATCCACACGGGCCGCAAGCCCTACGTGTGCAACGAGTGCGGCAAGGCCTTCCGCCACCGCTCGGCGCTCATCGAGCACTACAAGACGCACACGCGCGAGCGGCCCTACGAGTGCAACCTCTGCGGCAAGGCCTTCCGGGGCAGCTCGCACCTCCTCCGCCACCAGAAGGTCCACGCGGCCGACAAGCTCTAG
- the ZNF70 gene encoding zinc finger protein 70 isoform X2 yields MTGPSVEIPLAAKLGEAFVFADGLDMQTDLFPEEDLGAPFLQGRALEQMAVIYKEIPLGEQGGEQDDFRGDFDLCSSPVLPQSVPPGDRAQDDEPFGPGFLQKSDPTAYRITGSGEAADLPAGEAAGRGDSGPEGPPRTAQPAKPYACRECGKAFSQSSHLLRHLVIHTGEKPYECGECGRAFSQSSHLLRHQAIHTGEKPYACRECGRAFRQSSALAQHGKTHSGRRPYACRECGKDFSRSSSLRKHERIHTGEKPYACQECGKAFNQSSGLSQHRKIHSLQRPHACELCGKAFCHRSHLLRHQRVHTGKKPYACEDCGKAFSQSSNLIEHRKTHTGEKPYRCQKCGKAFSQSSSLIEHQRIHTGEKPYECGQCGKAFCHSSALIQHQRIHTGRKPYVCNECGKAFRHRSALIEHYKTHTRERPYECNLCGKAFRGSSHLLRHQKVHAADKL; encoded by the coding sequence ATGACTGGACCCTCCGTGGAGATCCCCCTGGCCGCCAAGCTGGGTGAGGCTTTCGTGTTTGCAGATGGGCTGGACATGCAGACAGATCTGTTCCCAGAGGAGGACCTGGGGGCCCCTTTTCTTCAGGGGAGGGCTCTGGAGCAGATGGCCGTCATCTACAAGGAGATCCCTCTCGGGGAGCAAGGCGGGGAGCAGGATGATTTCCGGGGGGACTTCGATCTGTGCTCGAGCCCTGTTCTGCCTCAGAGCGTCCCCCCAGGAGACAGGGCCCAGGACGATGAGCCTTTCGGCCCGGGCTTCCTCCAGAAATCAGACCCGACTGCATACCGGATCACGGGCAGCGGGGAAGCCGCTGATCTGCCTGCTGGGGAGGCGGCGGGCAGGGGGGACTCAGGGCCCGAGGGGCCGCCCAGGACCGCGCAGCCCGCCAAGCCGTACGCGTGTCGGGAGTGCGGCAAGGCCTTCAGCCAGAGCTCGCACCTGCTCCGGCACCTGGTGATTCAcaccggggagaagccctatgagtGCGGCGAGTGCGGCAGGGCCTTCAGCCAGAGCTCGCACCTGCTCCGGCACCAGGCCATCCACACTGGGGAGAAGCCCTACGCCTGCCGCGAGTGCGGCAGGGCCTTCCGCCAGAGCTCGGCCCTGGCGCAGCACGGGAAGACGCACAGCGGGAGGCGGCCCTACGCCTGCCGCGAGTGCGGCAAGGACTTCAGCCGCAGCTCCAGCCTCCGCAAGCACGAGCGCATCCACACCGGGGAGAAGCCGTACGCGTGCCAGGAGTGCGGCAAGGCCTTCAACCAGAGCTCGGGCCTGAGCCAGCACCGCAAGATCCACTCGCTGCAGAGGCCGCACGCCTGCGAGCTGTGCGGGAAGGCCTTCTGCCACCGCTCGCACCTGCTGCGGCACCAGCGCGTCCACACGGGCAAGAAGCCGTACGCCTGCGAGGACTGCGGCAAGGCCTTCAGCCAGAGCTCCAACCTCATCGAGCACCGCAAGACgcacacgggcgagaagccctaCCGCTGCCAGAAGTGCGGCAAGGCCTTCAGCCAGAGCTCTTCGCTCATCGAGCACCAGCGCATccacacgggcgagaagccctaCGAGTGCGGCCAGTGCGGCAAGGCCTTCTGCCACAGCTCGGCGCTCATCCAGCACCAGCGCATCCACACGGGCCGCAAGCCCTACGTGTGCAACGAGTGCGGCAAGGCCTTCCGCCACCGCTCGGCGCTCATCGAGCACTACAAGACGCACACGCGCGAGCGGCCCTACGAGTGCAACCTCTGCGGCAAGGCCTTCCGGGGCAGCTCGCACCTCCTCCGCCACCAGAAGGTCCACGCGGCCGACAAGCTCTAG